From Deinococcus sp. Marseille-Q6407, one genomic window encodes:
- a CDS encoding lysophospholipid acyltransferase family protein, with the protein MTPATPHTSDFPWVAPMLRATIQRDLRRQLSGFWVCGSLPSGGAVLAANHGSWWDGYLMLHLGWEFGHPAHIMMNAPELARFPFLQRIGCRPPSAGRELARAAQAGSWVMIFPEGALQPPTQPGGERLAPLHSGAAWIARSASAPGRPVPLVPVALRVHLRADRTPAAFARFGPPCPPDSLEPALNHELRQLDADLQAADLYQPPEGYLALWRGRGAQQQETPASHLLTRLTGDQL; encoded by the coding sequence ATGACGCCTGCCACCCCTCACACAAGCGACTTTCCCTGGGTGGCCCCGATGCTGCGTGCCACCATTCAGCGCGACCTGCGCCGGCAGCTGAGCGGCTTCTGGGTGTGCGGCAGCTTACCCTCCGGCGGCGCCGTGCTGGCCGCCAATCACGGCAGTTGGTGGGACGGTTACCTGATGCTGCACCTGGGCTGGGAATTCGGGCACCCAGCGCACATCATGATGAACGCGCCGGAGCTGGCCCGCTTTCCTTTCCTGCAACGGATCGGCTGCCGGCCGCCCTCGGCGGGGCGCGAGCTGGCCCGCGCCGCACAGGCGGGCAGCTGGGTGATGATTTTCCCCGAAGGTGCCCTGCAACCGCCCACACAGCCCGGCGGCGAGCGGCTGGCCCCGCTGCATTCCGGCGCCGCCTGGATAGCCCGCAGTGCCTCGGCGCCGGGCCGGCCGGTGCCGCTGGTGCCGGTGGCGCTGCGGGTGCACCTGCGCGCTGACCGTACCCCGGCCGCTTTCGCCCGTTTCGGGCCGCCCTGCCCGCCGGACAGCCTGGAGCCGGCGCTGAACCATGAGCTGCGGCAGCTGGACGCCGACCTGCAGGCCGCCGACCTCTACCAGCCGCCGGAAGGGTATCTGGCACTGTGGCGCGGGCGCGGCGCCCAGCAGCAGGAAACTCCTGCCTCGCACCTGCTGACCCGGCTGACCGGAGACCAGCTGTGA